A segment of the Agrobacterium tumefaciens genome:
GGGCTTCTAGCCGTTGCATCGGTAAGAGTCAATGGGATGCCGGAAAACCCTAGAAAACGTGATCTCTGGGGTCCTTAATAGGTCGACAATTTCGCCATCGCCTTTTTCTCGCGACGTCTTTGAACGGAGGAGGGGATGTTCATCGCTTCACGGTATTTTGCAACCGTGCGGCGTGCGAGATCGATACCGCTGCTTTTCAGATTATCGACAATATCATCGTCGGAAAGAACAGCATCCGCGGCCTCCTGAGCGATCATCGTCTTGATACGATGGCGGACCGCTTCTGCGGAATGGCTGTCGCCACCCTCGACGGAGCTGATCGACACGCTGAAGAAATATTTCAGCTCGAAAACCCCGCGAGGTGTCAGCATGTACTTCTTGGACGTGACGCGGCTGACGGTGGATTCGTGCATCTTGATCGCATCGGCAACGGTCTTGAGGTTCAACGGCCGCAGATGGCCAACCCCATTGACCAGGAACGCATCCTGCTGGCGCACGATTTCCGTGGCGACTTTCATGATTGTCTTGGCGCGTTGATCGAGGCTTCGCGTCAGCCAGTGCGCGGTCTGCATGCACTCCGACAGGAAATCTTGATCCTCGCCTTCCCGCGTCTTGTGTTTCGAGACCTCGGCAAAATAGGTCTGGTTGATCAGCACCCTTGGCAGGGTATCGGGATTGATCTCCACCAGCCATCCACCTTCGGACGACGGGCGCACGATGATGTCGGGCACGATCGTCTCGGAAACAGTCGACTCGAAACCGGCACCTGGTCGTGGGTTGAGCGTTCTGATCTCCGAGAGCATATCGAGGAGGTCTTCTTCATCCACACCGCAAAGTTTTTTTAACGTCGCAAAATCGCGTTTTGCCAGGAGTTCCAGGTTGTCGATGAAAGCCCGCATAGCCGGATCGAGCCGGTCTTTCTGGGCAAGCTGTATGGCCAGACATTCGCTGAGTGAGCGCGCAAAAACACCAGGTGGGTCAAATCCCTGAAGTGCTTTCAGGACGTTTTCCGCTGCAGCCGTTGTCGTTCCCAGCCGCTCCGCGGTCTCCTGCGCCGCATCGACGGCAATATAACCGGTCTCGTCGAGTTGGCCGATCAGTGCGTCCGCAATCAGGCGATCTTCGGCAGAGGTAATGGCGAAGGGTACTTGCTGGTTCAGATGGTCATGCAGGCTTGGTTTGGCGGCGACAAAATCGTCAAGATCGTAGCTTTCGCCAGCTTCCTGGCCCGGCATTGAGCGCCACTGGCTCAGAAGCTCCGGCGCATCGGCCTTCCGCGGTTCCGCGTCGTCAGGGAAGACGTTCTCGAAGCTGGTATCAAGCTGTTCACCGAGATTAGCGGCGCGGTCCCCGTACCAGTCGTCCGAATCGGATGTGACGGAAGGCGTTTGCGCGCTGGAAAGATCGTCATCTCCATCGTTGAAGTTTGCTGCATTTTCAGGCGCAGTCGTGCTTAAATCGCTATCGTTTGCTGCAATTTCCAGCAGCGGGTTTCGCTCGACCTCTTGCGCGATAAACTGCGTCAGCTCGAAATGCGTCATTTGAAGCAGCTGGATCGACTGCATCAATTGAGGTGTCATCACGAGGGACTGGTTTTGACGCAGCAAAAGGCTGGCAGACAATGCCATGGCGGACGCGAAACTCCCCTTACAGCTTCCTCACAGCCTCATTTTCCAGAAAATTCACGGAGACAATGAAACTTGGCCCAAAAATTGCTTTTTTATCTCATTTGGTCAAGCGTCAGAGTGGGGCGAGGTGAAGAATCTTTCGCGTCCAGCCGTCAAAGGCTAAAATTATTGCCGAGATAGAGGCGGCGTACATCGGGATTATTGACGATGTCATCCGCACGGCCATGAGTCAGCACTTCGCCCGCATGAATAATGTAGGCACGGTCGATCAGGCCAAGCGTTTCCCTCACGTTATGGTCTGTAATCAGAACGCCGATCCCACGGGCAGTCAAGTGCCTGACAAGATTCTGAATATCGCTGACGGAGATTGGATCAACGCCGGCGAAAGGCTCATCGAGCAGCATGAAGGTTGGGTCGGTCGCAAGCGCGCGGGCAATTTCAAGACGACGGCGTTCACCGCCCGAAAGGGCAACGGCCGGAGACTTGCGCAACTGCGCGATGTGAAACTCTTCCAGCAACTCATCGAGCTTGTGGTTGCGTTTCTTGGCGTCCGGTTCATGCACCTCAAGAACGGCCTTGATGTTGTCTTCGACCGTCAGTCCGCGGAAAATCGACGCTTCCTGCGGCAGGTACCCTACGCCGAGGCGGGAACGACGATACATAGGCATGGAGGTAACGTCGTTGCCGTTAATGGCGATCTTGCCCGTATCAACAGGTACAAGACCGGTAATCATATAAAAGCAGGTCGTCTTGCCGGCGCCGTTCGGGCCTAGCAAGCCCACGGCTTCGCCGCGGCGTACAACCAGCGAAACACCATTGACGACGCGTCGCGTATTATAGGTTTTCGTGAGGCCGTGCGCGATCAGCGTGCCTTCGTAGCGTGCCTTGTCAGCACCAGACGCCGCTTCATCGGAGCGGCCCGGCGTGCCGCCGAACATATTTGAGAACGATGGTATCTTCACGAGGAAAGACTACTGTTTCTTTTGCGACTTGGGGTCGAGCATGATCCGAACCGGACCACCACAGCTTTCAAGCTTGGCCTGTCCCGTGTTCATCAGCACCGTCAGCTTGCAGCCGGTGAAGACATTGGTGCCTTCAGACAGAACGACCTGTTTGCCGGTCAGGATGAATGTCTGTGCCGCCATGTCGAACTCGCCGTGATCGGCGGTTGCTTTCTGGGTTCCGGATGTCAGGAAGACGTTGTTGTCGACGAAGATCTTTTCGATATTCGCGTCACCGCTCGTCAGCGACGAACCTTCACCCTTGTAGTTCACAGTCATCTTGCCGGACTGAAGGGTGGTCGTTCCCTGAACCACTTTCACATTGCCGGTGAAATAGGCCTTGCGCTCCTGATCCCGGATCTCGAGCTGGTCGCTTTCGATGGCGATCGGCTGGTCACCGGAAAGTTTGACGCCCTGCATGTTGCTGGTCGTGTTCTGCGCCAGCGCGGTGGAGGCGAAACAGACAGCGGCGATCGCAAGATAGGCCGACTTGCCGAGG
Coding sequences within it:
- the rpoN gene encoding RNA polymerase factor sigma-54, which codes for MALSASLLLRQNQSLVMTPQLMQSIQLLQMTHFELTQFIAQEVERNPLLEIAANDSDLSTTAPENAANFNDGDDDLSSAQTPSVTSDSDDWYGDRAANLGEQLDTSFENVFPDDAEPRKADAPELLSQWRSMPGQEAGESYDLDDFVAAKPSLHDHLNQQVPFAITSAEDRLIADALIGQLDETGYIAVDAAQETAERLGTTTAAAENVLKALQGFDPPGVFARSLSECLAIQLAQKDRLDPAMRAFIDNLELLAKRDFATLKKLCGVDEEDLLDMLSEIRTLNPRPGAGFESTVSETIVPDIIVRPSSEGGWLVEINPDTLPRVLINQTYFAEVSKHKTREGEDQDFLSECMQTAHWLTRSLDQRAKTIMKVATEIVRQQDAFLVNGVGHLRPLNLKTVADAIKMHESTVSRVTSKKYMLTPRGVFELKYFFSVSISSVEGGDSHSAEAVRHRIKTMIAQEAADAVLSDDDIVDNLKSSGIDLARRTVAKYREAMNIPSSVQRRREKKAMAKLSTY
- the lptB gene encoding LPS export ABC transporter ATP-binding protein, with the translated sequence MFGGTPGRSDEAASGADKARYEGTLIAHGLTKTYNTRRVVNGVSLVVRRGEAVGLLGPNGAGKTTCFYMITGLVPVDTGKIAINGNDVTSMPMYRRSRLGVGYLPQEASIFRGLTVEDNIKAVLEVHEPDAKKRNHKLDELLEEFHIAQLRKSPAVALSGGERRRLEIARALATDPTFMLLDEPFAGVDPISVSDIQNLVRHLTARGIGVLITDHNVRETLGLIDRAYIIHAGEVLTHGRADDIVNNPDVRRLYLGNNFSL